Proteins encoded together in one Phalacrocorax aristotelis chromosome 7, bGulAri2.1, whole genome shotgun sequence window:
- the ONECUT1 gene encoding hepatocyte nuclear factor 6 isoform X2, with protein MNAQLAMENIGDLHGVSHEPVPAAADLMSGSPHHRSAVAHRGSHLPAHPRSMGMASILDGGDYHHHHRPPDHALTGPLHPTMTMACETPPGMSMSSTYTTLTPLQPLPPISTVSDKFPHHHHHHHHHHPHQRIPGNVSGSFTLMRDERGLASMNNLYTPYHKDVTGMGQSLSPLSGSGLGSIHNSQQGLPHYAHPSATMPAEKMLTPNGFEAHHPAMLARHGDQHLTPTSAGMVPINGIPHHPHAHLNAQSHGQILGSAREQNPSVTGSQVNSGSNSGQMEEINTKEVAQRITTELKRYSIPQAIFAQRVLCRSQGTLSDLLRNPKPWSKLKSGRETFRRMWKWLQEPEFQRMSALRLAGGCREA; from the exons ATGAACGCGCAGCTGGCGATGGAGAACATAGGGGATCTGCACGGGGTGAGCCATGAGCCGGTGCCCGCCGCCGCCGACCTGATGAGCGGCAGCCCCCACCACCGGAGCGCGGTGGCTCACCGCGGCAGCCACCTGCCGGCCCACCCGCGCTCCATGGGCATGGCGTCCATCCTCGACGGCGGCgactaccaccaccaccaccggcCCCCCGACCACGCGCTGACGggccccctgcaccccaccatGACAATGGCCTGCGAGACACCCCCCGGCATGAGCATGAGCAGTACCTACACCACGCTAACCCCCCTGCAGCCTCTACCTCCCATTTCGACCGTCTCGGACAAGTtccctcaccaccaccaccaccaccaccaccaccacccccaccagCGGATACCGGGCAACGTGAGCGGCAGCTTCACGCTCATGCGGGACGAGAGGGGTCTGGCATCTATGAACAATCTCTACACCCCCTACCATAAGGATGTTACCGGCATGGGGCAAAGCCTCTCTCCGTTGTCTGGATCGGGCCTGGGGAGCATCCACAACTCCCAGCAAGGGCTGCCCCACTACGCTCACCCCAGTGCCACCATGCCTGCCGAGAAAATGCTCACCCCGAACGGATTTGAAGCCCACCACCCTGCCATGTTAGCCAGGCATGGCGACCAACACCTCACCCCCACCTCTGCTGGCATGGTGCCTATCAACGGGATCCCACACCACCCCCATGCCCACTTGAATGCCCAGAGCCACGGGCAGATCCTGGGCTCTGCCAGGGAGCAAAACCCTTCTGTAACTGGTTCGCAGGTCAACAGTGGAAGTAATTCAGGGCAAATGGAAGAAATCAATACCAAAGAAGTAGCTCAGAGGATCACCACCGAGCTCAAGCGGTACAGCATCCCCCAGGCTATCTTCGCCCAGAGGGTGCTGTGCCGCTCTCAAGGGACCCTCTCAGACCTGCTGAGGAACCCCAAGCCCTGGAGCAAGCTCAAATCCGGCCGGGAGACCTTCCGCAGGATGTGGAAGTGGCTCCAAGAGCCGGAGTTTCAGCGGATGTCTGCTCTGCGGCTGGCAG gCGGGTGCCGGGAGGCGTGA
- the ONECUT1 gene encoding hepatocyte nuclear factor 6 isoform X1, with product MNAQLAMENIGDLHGVSHEPVPAAADLMSGSPHHRSAVAHRGSHLPAHPRSMGMASILDGGDYHHHHRPPDHALTGPLHPTMTMACETPPGMSMSSTYTTLTPLQPLPPISTVSDKFPHHHHHHHHHHPHQRIPGNVSGSFTLMRDERGLASMNNLYTPYHKDVTGMGQSLSPLSGSGLGSIHNSQQGLPHYAHPSATMPAEKMLTPNGFEAHHPAMLARHGDQHLTPTSAGMVPINGIPHHPHAHLNAQSHGQILGSAREQNPSVTGSQVNSGSNSGQMEEINTKEVAQRITTELKRYSIPQAIFAQRVLCRSQGTLSDLLRNPKPWSKLKSGRETFRRMWKWLQEPEFQRMSALRLAACKRKEQEHGKDRGNTPKKPRLVFTDVQRRTLHAIFKENKRPSKELQITISQQLGLELSTVSNFFMNARRRSLDKWQDEGSSNSGNSSSSSSTCTKA from the exons ATGAACGCGCAGCTGGCGATGGAGAACATAGGGGATCTGCACGGGGTGAGCCATGAGCCGGTGCCCGCCGCCGCCGACCTGATGAGCGGCAGCCCCCACCACCGGAGCGCGGTGGCTCACCGCGGCAGCCACCTGCCGGCCCACCCGCGCTCCATGGGCATGGCGTCCATCCTCGACGGCGGCgactaccaccaccaccaccggcCCCCCGACCACGCGCTGACGggccccctgcaccccaccatGACAATGGCCTGCGAGACACCCCCCGGCATGAGCATGAGCAGTACCTACACCACGCTAACCCCCCTGCAGCCTCTACCTCCCATTTCGACCGTCTCGGACAAGTtccctcaccaccaccaccaccaccaccaccaccacccccaccagCGGATACCGGGCAACGTGAGCGGCAGCTTCACGCTCATGCGGGACGAGAGGGGTCTGGCATCTATGAACAATCTCTACACCCCCTACCATAAGGATGTTACCGGCATGGGGCAAAGCCTCTCTCCGTTGTCTGGATCGGGCCTGGGGAGCATCCACAACTCCCAGCAAGGGCTGCCCCACTACGCTCACCCCAGTGCCACCATGCCTGCCGAGAAAATGCTCACCCCGAACGGATTTGAAGCCCACCACCCTGCCATGTTAGCCAGGCATGGCGACCAACACCTCACCCCCACCTCTGCTGGCATGGTGCCTATCAACGGGATCCCACACCACCCCCATGCCCACTTGAATGCCCAGAGCCACGGGCAGATCCTGGGCTCTGCCAGGGAGCAAAACCCTTCTGTAACTGGTTCGCAGGTCAACAGTGGAAGTAATTCAGGGCAAATGGAAGAAATCAATACCAAAGAAGTAGCTCAGAGGATCACCACCGAGCTCAAGCGGTACAGCATCCCCCAGGCTATCTTCGCCCAGAGGGTGCTGTGCCGCTCTCAAGGGACCCTCTCAGACCTGCTGAGGAACCCCAAGCCCTGGAGCAAGCTCAAATCCGGCCGGGAGACCTTCCGCAGGATGTGGAAGTGGCTCCAAGAGCCGGAGTTTCAGCGGATGTCTGCTCTGCGGCTGGCAG CGTGCAAGAGGAAAGAGCAAGAGCACGGGAAGGATAGAGGGAATACACCCAAAAAGCCTCGGTTGGTCTTCACAGATGTCCAGCGTCGAACTCTACATGcaatattcaaagaaaataagcGTCCATCCAAAGAATTGCAAATCACCATTTCCCAGCAGCTTGGGTTGGAGCTGAGCACCGTCAGCAACTTTTTCATGAATGCACGGAGGAGGAGTCTGGATAAGTGGCAAGACGAGGGCAGCTCCAATTCAGGCAACTCATCTTCTTCATCAAGCACTTGTACCAAAGCATGA